In the genome of Wenzhouxiangella sp. XN24, the window AGATAACAACCCAGGTGACGAGAAACGCTCGAAGCTTCTCTCTGGTCGATCCCAGTAGGATGGCTGCCATGAGATTTAACGTTGAGGATCAGGGGCGCCCCGAAGCGGCGTCCCCTGTATGCGCCAGTTAGCCGGCGAATCCGAGAATCTTCTCATAACAATAGAAATTTCCCTTTCTAAACCTCACGTGCCCCGCACGCTGGTACGAGGAGAGCTCGTAGAACCGCACGGCCCTGGGATTCTTTACGAAAACGTCTAGACGAATGCAATTGCAACCTATGCTTTCGCCACGTGTTTCTAGAAAGCGCATCAAGGCACGCGCGACACCCTTCCCTTCGGCCTCCGGCGCCACCATCAGACGATGAATTACAGCCGGCCGGCCAGGGAACTGCCAAGAGACATCGGCGTACTCCGGACTCTGGTGTTCGTTCAACGTTGCCATCCCTGCAATCACGCCAGCAATCCTAGCGATGAACACAGTCCCATCGTCGATGTCGCGCTGGATGGCCCCACGGTCCGGGTATATGTCGTCCCACTGGTCGATGCCGTGTGATTGCATCTTCAAGATGCACGCCCTCACTAGTGCCATTAGACCAGTGATGTCAACCAGGTTGGCTTGACGAATTTCGATGTCCACTCGGATGTCCCGTCCGACTAACGCCCAGATTCAGCCGCGGCCTCGCTTGGCTAGGCCATCGGCTGGAACCCGTGGATACGCTGCACCATGTCTAGGCGATAACCTTGGCCATGAACACATTGAAGTCTGTGGCCGTGTATTCGCCGAACACCCCGCTCCACTCGAAGCCATTGCGCCGATAGAGCCGATGCGCGGGCTCGAAGGCCGGGCCAGTGCCCGTTTCGAGAAGTAGACGTGAATATCCGCGCTGATGCGCCGTACGAACGATCTCATCGAGGATGGCTTGCCCGACACCGCTACGCATAAAGGGCGGGCGTGTGCGCATTGATTTGACTTCGCCAGTCAGCGGGTCTAGTTCCTTCAGTGCTCCGCACCCGCTCAAGATTCCGTCTACCCATGCCGTCCAGAAGGTAACGCTCGGCGCTTGAAGGTTCTTGATGACGAGCGCATTCACGTGGCCCGGCGGGGAGTTGCTGTGCATGCCAGAGAGATGCTCGCTGATGAGCGAGTGAACCTCCGAAGAGGAGAGGTCATCTTGGCGGACGTCGATACCCACGATGCAGTCTCCTGTGCCGCCTAACGCCCAGCATCAACGGCGGCACGCAGTGCCGTCCGGTGCATGCTGTTGTTAGGTTGCACTTGCATCGGTGGCTACGCGTAAGCGATACCGAGCCAGAAGCAGCCCCACCGTGAACAGGGAAGCAAGGACAACGTTTGATGAACTCCCGCTGCCACTGACCAGGGCATGCACGGAAGTAGCGAGAAAGACAAAGACGACCAGAAGAACTACATCCATTGACAATATGCTTCGTGGTGGACTTGGTCTAGCGCCTGACCATCGGAAAATGTGCGCCGGAAGGAACCTATTCTGCGCGCTGACACCGACGATGCAACCCAGGTAGTGGCCGATACTAACGACAAGCCCTGGGAAATAGACGGACGGGTCACTTGGGTACGAAACTATAAATGGCAACGTGATGACTGCGGCCGCAGCCAACGAATAGTACGGTGGACGTTTGCCGCAAAGAAGCCCACAGATGACACCTAGTGGGATGCCAGCAGCGACGAAGGCAATGGCGCCAGAATAGACTGGCAGCAGCCAACGACCGAGAGCTTCCACGTGCGCTGCATTAACTTCCGACATTGGCGTACACGCTAGAACGCCGACGATGTTGACAAGTAGAAGTAGCGCGACCACACCTGTGCCGACCGCCACGAGAGCGCGCTCGATTGCAGGTAGAGCGCGAATCAACACGGAGGAACCTTGCTTCGAGGGATGCGGATGCATGGTTTTGCAGCCTAACGCCTGAGTTAAGCCGACCCGCGAAGCGGGTTCGGCTTTAATGAACTGTTAGGCGGCGGCGTACGACTAACGACGACGGCGCGTGCCGCGGGATCATTCGCTTGTTTCAACAAGACAAACCCCACCTTCGTGCAGGAACGCGACAGCATCATCTCTCTTCAAGCAGTCCTGCTCAGAAAGGCCTGAAATGCGCTGAGCAGCACATTGGTCGTAATAAGCCCAACAAGCGAGCAGGTCATCGTTAAGTATGACAAAAGCTTTAGGCAGTATCCCAAGCAAAGCGAAAGTGCCTGCTGCGATTAAAATGCGTCGCGTACGTCTCAGCTTATAGGCAGCCAGATAAGCTAGCCCACTAAGGACAGCCGCAAGAAGCAGAAAGCCAAACATTTCGCCGCCTAACGCCCGCGATCAGCGGCCGAGCCCGGTGGCGCGCCGGTTGCGACTGCAAGCAGCGTGACACCGGGCTCGGTGCGCTGCATCGCATAGTTGGCTGTCATTCCGGGCATGGCTTGTATTTCACGTCAAGATTAAATGCTTCGCCCAACGGGCTTTCATTAAAGTACCGGGACCGATCACGGGCTTCTATGCGTCCAAATCGCCATACCGGCTGTAATGTCGGTTCATACCAGGATTTCGCGTTGTCAGTGCCGTCCGACGCCGAGGCTATTACACGCCATTTTTCGTCTTCTTCCTGAAACGTCAGTGTATAGATGAAAGGGCCACGGCAGGAGGCGACATTCATTTCAAGTTCGACGGACGTTGTCCCAGGCTCTACAAGCCGATAGCCATAAACACGCTCAATCGATGCTCCAATCGAAAGACTGGACTGGAGCGAGTCGAACACCCAGTCCAAGTCGTCGGCCTTCGGTCCCTGCGCGGCCCGAAACGCAGATGAAATTGTGTCTTCGAGCCAGTGTCGAGAAAGGAATCGCGCGACACCCGCCGGATCGGCTTCCATCGTCGTTCGTAGCTCAACGAACACATCGAACAGGAGTTGAGCCGTCGGCGACCCCTCAGCGACAGACTCGGTAGGTTCAGATGCGCCCGCCGACGCAACCGAAATGGCGAAGAGAAGGATTACGCGAAAAAGCCTCATACCAGCCAACGACCGCGTTAACCGGCGCCGGCGAAGCCGGCGTCCGTGTTAAACGCATTGTTCGGTCGCGATGCGGTGACGTTCACGCAGCAACTTCACGCAGGACTTCGGGATGGCGCTCGGCAATCTTCAGCAGTGTCTGAGCAGCGCCCGACGGCTTGCGACGGCCTTGCTCCCATTGCTCGAGCGTCCGCTTTGACACCCCTAACACCGTCGCAAACTCCGCCTGAGACAAACCACTATTCAGCCGTGCTTTAACTATGCGTGAAGCCGGCTCAAC includes:
- a CDS encoding GNAT family N-acetyltransferase, whose amino-acid sequence is MDIEIRQANLVDITGLMALVRACILKMQSHGIDQWDDIYPDRGAIQRDIDDGTVFIARIAGVIAGMATLNEHQSPEYADVSWQFPGRPAVIHRLMVAPEAEGKGVARALMRFLETRGESIGCNCIRLDVFVKNPRAVRFYELSSYQRAGHVRFRKGNFYCYEKILGFAG
- a CDS encoding GNAT family N-acetyltransferase; amino-acid sequence: MGIDVRQDDLSSSEVHSLISEHLSGMHSNSPPGHVNALVIKNLQAPSVTFWTAWVDGILSGCGALKELDPLTGEVKSMRTRPPFMRSGVGQAILDEIVRTAHQRGYSRLLLETGTGPAFEPAHRLYRRNGFEWSGVFGEYTATDFNVFMAKVIA
- a CDS encoding helix-turn-helix domain-containing protein, with product MAKKLTGAALAKFEAERDVWQEVLDGIREIKAGGGKRTSVEPASRIVKARLNSGLSQAEFATVLGVSKRTLEQWEQGRRKPSGAAQTLLKIAERHPEVLREVAA